ATAATATAGCGGAACTTTTCCTGATAGTAGGCCAAAACATCGGCCTGTGTCTGAAACAGGCGCACGGTTTCACAAATAATATCATCAAAGTCCATCGCCTGATTTTCCCGAAGCGTTTTTTGATATTGCTCATACACCAAGGCTACCTTTTCCTTGAACAGGTCTCCTTTTGCTACCTCTTCTCTGTATTTAATCGGCCCTTTTAGTTCATCCTTCGCATTGCTGATCGCTGCTAAAATGCTTTTAGGCGTAAACATCTTATCGCTTAGATTCAGCTCCTTCATAATTCGCCGGATCACCGCCTTTTGATCCTCCGGATCATAAATGGTGAAGCCTTTTTCATATCCGAGCCGCTCCGCATGCTGTTTTAAAATGCGGATACAGGCGCTGTGAAAAGTGGAAATCCAAGCTCCCCGTATCGTGTCAGCGCCTACCAGTGCCGTCGCTCTTTCCTGCATTTCCTTGGCCGCCTTATTGGTAAAGGTAATCGCTAAAATATGATAGGCAGGCACCATAAGCTCCTCTACCAAATAGGAAATCCGATGTGTCAATACCCTTGTTTTACCGCTTCCCGCGCCTGCCAAAATTAAAACAGGACCTTCCGTCTGATAAACAGCCCTTTGCTGCATCTCATTTAAATTTCCGTATTTATCCATAGCTTTCTCCTTTTCACAGCGCGGCTGCCCCAGCGCAGCGCTATTTATAATTCTGATCAAACACCACATAGGTAGGTGCATCCTCTTCATCCAGCGTATGAAAGGAATACCCTTCCTGCTTCAGATAATCAATAATCTTCGGCAGAACCTGTACTGTTTCATCTGTTTTATTCGTCGTATGCAGCAGAATCACTGCGATATTTTTCCCCTCTACATATTTAACTACATTTCTGTATATATCCTGAGCGGGAACATGAGAATATATGGCATCCTCTCCTGATACATTCCAATCAAAATATCGGTATCCAAGTTCATCCAGCCGTCCCTTGATTTCTCTCATGACAGCCTCTTTGCCACAATTAGAACCTCCCGGAAAGCGAACAATTGGTTCAACCTCATATCCGGTCTGACTGCGCACACAGTTTTCCAGCTTTTTAATTTCCTCATAGAAATTATCCCAAGATTCATACAAGCTTTTATACACATGGGAATAGGTGTGATTGGCCAGAACATGTCCATCCTCTACAATTCTGCGATACACTTCTTCCGCTAATTCTGATTCTACTCCATTTACAAAAAAGGTAGCCTTAATATCATATTCATCTAGAATATTCATTACTTTTAATGTGTTTTCGCAAGGACCATCATCAAAAGTCAGATAGGCTCTATAATCCTGTACGCCATGTTCACTGACCACACCGGTTACCAGCTGATCCATTTCCGTTTCTTTTTGCATTAAAAGCTGTTCTAATAATACCTTTTCTGTCTTTACCGCCTGTAGCTCCTCCTGTATCTGCTGTATTTCCTCTGCATGCTGCTCCCTTTCATCCTGTATCCGGGACAAAATAAAAAAGCCGGCTATCACTAAGAGAAGTAAAAAACCTATCAAGCAGATCCAAACCATATTTCTTGCCCCGGATCTTCTTTTTGCAGGGGACTCATTTTCTCTCATCGCCAAGTTTCCTCCTATTGATATCAGATAAAATCTCTCCATCAATAGCTTGTTCATTATAACAGATTTTATGTGGCTTGACTAGTCCAATTCTGCATATAAAAAAGGCATACCACAAAAGTGTATGCCTTTTTTCATTTTAGTCTTAATCCGCAATTCTTTATTTAACAAAGATATAGTAGGCTAAAAATAGAATTGCCAAAACCCACATAATAATGCTGACATTTTTTCTGCGGCCACAGCAGACATTGATCAGCACATAGGACACGATGCCAAATGCGATTCCTTCAGAGATACTATAAGCAAACGGCATCATAATCGTTGCCAAGAAAGCCGGAATGGCCTCCGGTGCATCCTGATAGTCTACTTTAAACAACGACTCAATCATTAAAAAGCCTACAAAGATCAAAGCCGGAGCCGTTGCAAAAGAGGGAATGGCCAAGAAGATCGGAGAGAAGAATAATGCCAAAACAAACAGTCCTGCTACCGTTAAGGAGGTTAAGCCCGTCCGGCCTCCCTGTGCTACGCCTGCTGCACTTTCTACAAACGTTGTCGTGGTAGAGGTACCGCATACAGCGCCTACAGAAGTAGCAATTGCATCAGAAAGCAGCGCCTGCTTTGCCTTGGGCACCTGCCCGTTCTCATCCAGCATATCTGCCTTACTAGCCACGCCAATAAGCGTGCCGACCGTATCAAAAATATCTACAAACATAAAGGAAAGCATCACGACGATCAGATTGAGAATGAAATCTCCTCCTGCAAGTCCGCCCTGCACAGCCTCCATATTAAAGCAAGCGCCTCCAATGGTTCCGATCCAGTCAGGCAGTGAAACAATCCCGCTTGGAAGCAGAGAATCCACCTGATACCAGCCAATCAGCTCTGCAGCAATTCCCAGTATCCATGTGGCTAAAATGCCAATTAGCAAAGAACCCTTTACTTTTCTATGATGCAGCACAGCGATGATCAAAACGCCTACCACTGCTAAACAGGGGCCTGCAGCCGTCATCTCGCCAAGCGTAACGCCTGTAGAGCTGTTCTGCACAACAACTCCTGCATTTTGTAATCCTACAAAAGCAATGAACAGGCCAATGCCTGCGGAAATACCATATTTCAGATTTTTAGGAATGGCATTCAAGATAGCCTCACGCACATTGACAACGCTGAGCAGAATGAACAAAAGTCCCTCGAGAAATACAGCAAATAATGCCAGCTGCCAGGAATAGCCATATCCAAGCACAACTGTAAATGCCATATAGGCATTGAGCCCCATGCCGGGCGCCAGCGCAAAAGGAAGGTTCGCCAGCAGGGCCATCGCTGTCGTTCCGACAATCGCAGCAATCGCCGTAGCGGTAAACAGTTCGCCTGTAGGCATGCCTGTTGCTCCTAAAATACTCGGGTTAACAGCCAAAATATAAGCCATCGTCATAAAGGTTGTTAATCCTGCCAAGACCTCGGTCTTAACATCTGTTTTGTTCTCCTTTAACTTAAAGAAGTCTTTCATTGGATTCGATCTCCTTTCATAAGAGAAATAAATGATGCCGCTATCATAGCAAAAAGACTGTCGAGTGTCAACGATTTTTTGAACAATTTGTAAATTTTACGCATCTTTTTAATTGCATCCGGCAATTTCAAGAAAATTCTTTACAAGCTTCCCTGCTCTGCTAAATATTTACTGACCCCTGTAATGGCAACAGCACCATCTGAAACCGCCGTCACAATCTGCCGCAGCGGTTTCACCCTTAAATCTCCTGCCGCAAAAATACCTGCCGCACTGGTTTGCATATACTCGTCACAAACTACAAATCCATGCTGCATTTCTGCAATATCCTGCAAAAGCTCTGTATTAGGATCCATTCCTACAGCGATAAATACGCCATCTACTGCAAGCTCGGTGAGCTCCTCTGTCTGATTATTCTTTAGCACAACGCCCTCCACTGCCAGTGAGCCCTTGATTTCTTCCACCTCAGTATTCCAAAGAATCTCCAGCTTGTCGTTTTCCCTCGCGCTGCGTGCCAAAATGCCAGCAGCCCGCAGCTTATCTCTCCTATGCGCTAAATATACCTTTCGGCACATATGTGTCAGATAAATTGCATCCTCCACTGCCACATCTCCGCCTCCCACTACCAGTACATCCTTTTGTCTGAAAAATCCTCCGTCACAGGTCGCGCAGTAGCTAACGCCATGTCCCGAAAGCTCCTTCTCTCCTGGTGCGCCTAATACTCTATGCCGGCAGCCTGTCGCCACCACAATTGTCCGCGTTTCATATGTCTGATTGGATGTGACCACTTTTTTCACTGCTTGGTCAGCATCCTCAATTCGAAGCACCTCATCCATCACTTCCTGAACACCATACTTTTGACTATGCTCCGCCATCTTGCCTGCTAAGCTCATCCCATCCAGCATCGGCAGCCCAGGATAATTATCCACCTCATACGTATTCAGCACCTGTCCACCCGGAAACCCTTTTTCGATCCGCAGCGTTTTGATCTCAGCCCTGCCTGCATAGATCTGTGCGGCCATCCCTGCCGGGCCGCCTCCAATAATAATACAATCATATACGTCCATAAAATTCTCCTCCCAGTTCATTCTGCATGGCCATAATCGGCACATTCAGCATATCCGTTCCAATCAGCACAAAACGGCCTCCCCTGATCAGATCCAGTTCAGAACCATCTTCTTTAACAACACTAATACGCCCAATTCGGTCATACGGCAGTGTTAAATCCGTATGCTTTTGTGTATACGCCTTTTCCGGCTCTGATCTGCGCAGAATAGATCGTTCATTATCCTTTGCAACCACCTCTTTATGATCCAGCGGATTAAAAACAGGGATCTCCTCTTCATACGCAAAGCATGTATCGCCAATTGCAAAATGGGGCCCTGTTTTTTCCAGAATCAAAGTGGGAAGCTTCTGTAAAATATCAAATTTCTGCGCTGTACAATAGGCCCACGTATTCGTTCCGATCGCAAATTCTCCCATCGGCAGCCCTTCCTGCATATCCAGTAAATTCTCATACACATAGGCTTTTCCAAGCTCTGCATCCTCAAAATTAGTACAGGAATACTCTTTCACACACCCATTTTCAAAAAGCAGCTGCAAATTCTCATACCGCAGCCCATTGATTTCAACTGCATCCAGATGCAAAAGCCCATTAGTCCCCTTCAGCTGCGGAGACGTAAACACTTCTCCAGCCGGCAGATTCACATCAGCCAGACAATTCATAAAATTCGTCTGCTTTTTAGGGCTACTAAGCGGCTGCAGGGCAATCCTGATATCCGTCTCATTGCCTTCACGCCCTGTCACATGCACCTCGCTGCCACGCCCCAGCGCCTGGATCAGAGCCTGCTGTGCCTTCGCAATATGCTCCTCCTCCATTGTATTAATCTGCACCATCTCATTGAAAATTTCTGCAAAATGCTCGCTGATTGCCGGAACCGGAAGCGCCATCATCGTATAGCTGCTCTCATGCAAACGGCCAATACGGTATTTCTCCTGCTCATAATACTGCTGCATTTCCTCTACCAGCTTACTCTGTTCCTCCGTCAGATCCAGCGCTTCTTCACAAAATTCAGGAACAAAAAACGCTTCACCAAATCCCTCCAGCTCTATGATGCCGCCAAATCCATGCAGCAGACCTGCATTTTCCTGCAATACCTTCTGCATCGCTTCCTTTTGTTTTTCACAATAAGCTTCATTCAAATACAAACCATAATCATAGCGATGGTCATACTCATATTGACGATTGATCTGGTTGCTGAACATATTAGCAACAAACGGCTCCATAGAAAGCTCCGTCCGGCACAGATCCATCACCCTCTTGACCAGCCGTTCCATACCAATCGGACAATCAATGGCGACTGCGCTTTTTTTACGCATATCTTTATTATTACGAATAAATCCTTTTTTAAACCCTTCTATCATCGTCTTGGCCATACGGTCAATCTTTTCCTGCGGCAGCGCCGCAAAAAAACGCTGCAGGCTTTCTTCCTGTTCACCAACCGGCATTCCAAGCTGATACAGGTAGTACGGCTGGGATAAATCCTCGCTATCTAGAAGATCTGTCAGCGCTGCATCCGATACATTATACTGTTTATGAAAATCAAGCTCTGCTTCTATGCCGGCATGCGCTAACCTGTATTGCTTAATCAGATCTACAATCTGCTCTGCCCGCACCTGACCATGGGTAATCTTTTTATATAATTCAAAATAAAATTCAATTCGATCGGCCAGTAAAAATCGGCGATGACAATAGGCATCCTGTACTGCATCCTTAAACATCTTTGCCACAGCTGCCAAAACAGGCCCCAGTTCTTTGCCTATAAACGAAGCCATATACTTTGGATTCAGATAGCTCTTACCATACTGAGAGCTGGATAGCTCGCCAAATATAAGCTCCTGATCCTGCTTCATATCCGCTAGCAAAGCAGTGTCCCTGTATTCCTTTGTCCATTTTTCCTCAAACTTGGTCAGAAGAAGCAGGTATTCTCCCTGTGCTTTTGCATACCAAAACATTTTCTCCCTAAAGCCCCGCTCCTTCGTTGCCGTCATCTGCTTTACCATAGAAGCAAGCTTTTCTCTTAATTCCTGATACCGCGCTTCGCTTCGGCAATTATATAATTTATAAAAGTCTTCGTAATTAAACATTTTCTTCTCCCGTAAATTGCATTTTTCTATTTTTAGTATAGCATAGTGCCTTCATAAGTTCAACTGATTCTCCGCTATCTCTCTTATCTTCTTCTTTAAAAAACACAACAAAAAAAGCGCTGTCATCAGCGCTTTTTAACTGGGCATGAAGGATTCGAACCTACGAATGCTGGAGTCAGAGTCCAGTGCCTTACCGCTTGGCGAATGCCCATTATGATCTTCTCTCTTGAAGACAGTGACTATTATACCCATTTTGTTTTTATTTGTCAACCATTTTTTTAAGAAATTTAAATCCTCAAAAAAATAGTAGCCTAAGCCATCTAAGGCTGAGACTACTTCAAGGAGAAGGTTTGTTCGTATTCTTAAATACGAACTAATAAATATGGGGGTTACGTCATCATATTATCACATTTTTTTCAAATATACAACATATTTCTTCTATTTTCTGTTTATTCTTCTTCCTGCAAAATTTGCAAAAACTCCTGTCTATGAATCGTTTCCTTTTCCATCAGATATCTTGAAACAATTAAAATTTTTTCCTGATGCCGATCAATCAGGTCTATGGCTCTCTGATGCTGCTCTTTAATGATTCTGAGGACCTCATCGTCAATACTTTTCTCCGTTATTTCCCCATAGCGTTTGATGGGTCTTCCGTCTAAATATGCAGAAGAGGAAGATTCTAACCCCATCATATCAAACCGCTTTGTCATACCATATACTGTCACCATTCTCCTAGCAGATTCCGTTGCCTTTTCAATATCATTGACGGCTCCCGTAGAGATCTGTTTTAAAAACACTTCCTCCGCCGCTCGGCCGCCTAAAGCAACACAGATCTGATCTTCCATCTCCTGCTGCATCACTAAATATTTTTCCTCTTCGGGCAGCTGCATTGTATACCCCAAAGCCCCTTTTGTTCTGGGAATAATCGTAATCTTATGCACCTCATTGGCTCCTGGCAAAATATGCGCTAAAAACGCATGTCCTACCTCATGATAGGCAACAGCCTGTTTTTCTTTTAATGAAAGCACTCTATCCCTTTTGATTTTTCCGGCAAGAACAATCTCCAAAGCTTCTTCCAAATCCGACTGCTCTATATGCCTGCGCCCTTTTCTCACTGCCAGAAGAGCTCCTTCATTAATCATATTGGCTAAATCTGCCCCTGAAGCTCCCGGCGTCACTTTAGCGATCGCTTCCAGATCTACATTCTCTGAAACCTTTACTTTTTTAGCATGCACATTTAAAATTTGCTTTCGTCCGATCAGATCCGGTGTTTCCACAGGGATTGTGCGGTCAAAACGTCCCGGCCTTAGCAAAGCAGGGTCCAGAATTTCCGGACGATTGGTTGCGCCTAAGATCACGACCCCTTTTGAGGAATCAAGCCCATCCATTTCTGTCAAAAGCTGATTCAGCGTTTGCTCTCGTTCATCATTACCTGAAAAACCACTATCTCTCTTCTTTCCAATCGCATCAATCTCATCAATAAAGATAATACAGGGTGCTTTTTCCTGAGCCTGCTTAAACAGATCACGCACACGCGCCGCTCCCATGCCGACAAACATCTGTACAAATTCAGAACCTGAAATAGAAAAAAACGGCACATGTGCCTCACCGGCGACTGCCTTTGCCAGCAGCGTCTTGCCCGTCCCCGGAGGGCCAACCAAGAGAGCCCCTTTGGGCATCTTAGCCCCAATTTCTTTATATTTATCCGGATGATGAAGCAAATCTACAATTTCGACCAGTGATTCCTTTGCTTCTTCTTCCCCTGCTACATCTGAAAATAATGTACCGGTTTCATTTTCTGCATAAATCTTTGCATTATTTTTTCCAAATGACATGGAATCTCCCATGCTCCGTGTAATCCCTTTGCTTAAAAAACGCCAAACCACAATAAAAAGCAAAATAGGCACCACATACTGCAGTACCAGCATCAAAGCTCCGTTTCCTGTCTGTGTCAGTCCACTATAAACTGCAATTCCATTTTCTTCAATAAACTCTGTAATAGCTGACATCGACTCTGTAGGAATTGTATAATATGTGAGCACAGCATCCTCTTTTAAATAAAATTGAAGCTGGCCAGAGCTGGTGTTCATTTTTACATTTTCCACCCTTTTTTCTTTCACCATCTGCTTAAATTCACTATATAATACTTCCTTATTGGTACCAGCCCTAACCAAGCGATTGATCCCAACCATCATGATGACTACAGCAACAAAATAAATGATTCCTATTTTAATCTTTCTATGCTTAACATCCTTATCTGCCACAGTGAATACCTTTCTTTAATCAATAAGCTCGGAAACGCTTTCAGGCGTCTCCGAGCTTATCCTTCCTCCTATATTGTGTTTTCATGCATCCGCTGAAAATCTGACTAATGATTTTTTCTTTTCAGATATTCTCGCTCCATTTCCGGTGTTACTCTGGGAACATGTACAGTAATTTCCTCAACAGAAGCCGGCATCTCCTCCGAATTGCTTTTCTCTGCCTGAGAAGGTCTGTTACGACGATATTTATGTTTCTTTGAACGGGTACTATTTTTAATTTCTGATGTTATATTTCCAAACCTACGCAGCAAATTAAAAGAAAGGGAACTGATTTTATCTGCCCATGCCTGCTTGCTGCTTATCTCAAAACGAGGCTTATTTTTTTCATATACCTCATATTCCTTTTTAATGCGCGCATATAGTTCCGCAGCCGCTTCCGCCCCTATATCCAGCATTTTAACCACAACAATTGCTTTATGGTCTAGTTTTCTAGGCCCGGCCTGCACCGCCTTTACGTTTGTAATGGTAATATAGGGACCAATATATTTTCCTTTACGATAAAATTCAATAATCGCATACGATTCCTGTCCCTGCAGCTGATAAAACGAAAGATCCTCCAGTGCTTCAAAAAGCGGCTGTAAATCCTGCTTGCGAACTCCGTTTCTGACCTCCCGATAGCTTTCTACATAATTAACCGTCCACTCTTCCTTAGTAGGAAGCCATCGTTTTTTTTCTTCTTCATAAGGCCGACCAGCCCGATACACCACATGGTATAGCGGAACAAAAAA
This genomic interval from Lachnospiraceae bacterium contains the following:
- a CDS encoding aminopeptidase produces the protein MFNYEDFYKLYNCRSEARYQELREKLASMVKQMTATKERGFREKMFWYAKAQGEYLLLLTKFEEKWTKEYRDTALLADMKQDQELIFGELSSSQYGKSYLNPKYMASFIGKELGPVLAAVAKMFKDAVQDAYCHRRFLLADRIEFYFELYKKITHGQVRAEQIVDLIKQYRLAHAGIEAELDFHKQYNVSDAALTDLLDSEDLSQPYYLYQLGMPVGEQEESLQRFFAALPQEKIDRMAKTMIEGFKKGFIRNNKDMRKKSAVAIDCPIGMERLVKRVMDLCRTELSMEPFVANMFSNQINRQYEYDHRYDYGLYLNEAYCEKQKEAMQKVLQENAGLLHGFGGIIELEGFGEAFFVPEFCEEALDLTEEQSKLVEEMQQYYEQEKYRIGRLHESSYTMMALPVPAISEHFAEIFNEMVQINTMEEEHIAKAQQALIQALGRGSEVHVTGREGNETDIRIALQPLSSPKKQTNFMNCLADVNLPAGEVFTSPQLKGTNGLLHLDAVEINGLRYENLQLLFENGCVKEYSCTNFEDAELGKAYVYENLLDMQEGLPMGEFAIGTNTWAYCTAQKFDILQKLPTLILEKTGPHFAIGDTCFAYEEEIPVFNPLDHKEVVAKDNERSILRRSEPEKAYTQKHTDLTLPYDRIGRISVVKEDGSELDLIRGGRFVLIGTDMLNVPIMAMQNELGGEFYGRI
- the hflB gene encoding ATP-dependent zinc metalloprotease FtsH, producing MMVGINRLVRAGTNKEVLYSEFKQMVKEKRVENVKMNTSSGQLQFYLKEDAVLTYYTIPTESMSAITEFIEENGIAVYSGLTQTGNGALMLVLQYVVPILLFIVVWRFLSKGITRSMGDSMSFGKNNAKIYAENETGTLFSDVAGEEEAKESLVEIVDLLHHPDKYKEIGAKMPKGALLVGPPGTGKTLLAKAVAGEAHVPFFSISGSEFVQMFVGMGAARVRDLFKQAQEKAPCIIFIDEIDAIGKKRDSGFSGNDEREQTLNQLLTEMDGLDSSKGVVILGATNRPEILDPALLRPGRFDRTIPVETPDLIGRKQILNVHAKKVKVSENVDLEAIAKVTPGASGADLANMINEGALLAVRKGRRHIEQSDLEEALEIVLAGKIKRDRVLSLKEKQAVAYHEVGHAFLAHILPGANEVHKITIIPRTKGALGYTMQLPEEEKYLVMQQEMEDQICVALGGRAAEEVFLKQISTGAVNDIEKATESARRMVTVYGMTKRFDMMGLESSSSAYLDGRPIKRYGEITEKSIDDEVLRIIKEQHQRAIDLIDRHQEKILIVSRYLMEKETIHRQEFLQILQEEE
- the trxB gene encoding thioredoxin-disulfide reductase; this encodes MDVYDCIIIGGGPAGMAAQIYAGRAEIKTLRIEKGFPGGQVLNTYEVDNYPGLPMLDGMSLAGKMAEHSQKYGVQEVMDEVLRIEDADQAVKKVVTSNQTYETRTIVVATGCRHRVLGAPGEKELSGHGVSYCATCDGGFFRQKDVLVVGGGDVAVEDAIYLTHMCRKVYLAHRRDKLRAAGILARSARENDKLEILWNTEVEEIKGSLAVEGVVLKNNQTEELTELAVDGVFIAVGMDPNTELLQDIAEMQHGFVVCDEYMQTSAAGIFAAGDLRVKPLRQIVTAVSDGAVAITGVSKYLAEQGSL
- a CDS encoding polysaccharide deacetylase; this encodes MSRIQDEREQHAEEIQQIQEELQAVKTEKVLLEQLLMQKETEMDQLVTGVVSEHGVQDYRAYLTFDDGPCENTLKVMNILDEYDIKATFFVNGVESELAEEVYRRIVEDGHVLANHTYSHVYKSLYESWDNFYEEIKKLENCVRSQTGYEVEPIVRFPGGSNCGKEAVMREIKGRLDELGYRYFDWNVSGEDAIYSHVPAQDIYRNVVKYVEGKNIAVILLHTTNKTDETVQVLPKIIDYLKQEGYSFHTLDEEDAPTYVVFDQNYK
- a CDS encoding NCS2 family permease; translation: MKDFFKLKENKTDVKTEVLAGLTTFMTMAYILAVNPSILGATGMPTGELFTATAIAAIVGTTAMALLANLPFALAPGMGLNAYMAFTVVLGYGYSWQLALFAVFLEGLLFILLSVVNVREAILNAIPKNLKYGISAGIGLFIAFVGLQNAGVVVQNSSTGVTLGEMTAAGPCLAVVGVLIIAVLHHRKVKGSLLIGILATWILGIAAELIGWYQVDSLLPSGIVSLPDWIGTIGGACFNMEAVQGGLAGGDFILNLIVVMLSFMFVDIFDTVGTLIGVASKADMLDENGQVPKAKQALLSDAIATSVGAVCGTSTTTTFVESAAGVAQGGRTGLTSLTVAGLFVLALFFSPIFLAIPSFATAPALIFVGFLMIESLFKVDYQDAPEAIPAFLATIMMPFAYSISEGIAFGIVSYVLINVCCGRRKNVSIIMWVLAILFLAYYIFVK